The following are encoded together in the Natrinema sp. HArc-T2 genome:
- a CDS encoding NAD(P)H-hydrate epimerase — MDPDAFRTATGHNVTAITAEEMRDVDRTAVEEYGLSLLQMMEQAGRGLACEALDLVRDGPVVVLAGGSGNGGGGLACARHLANREIPVTVVLDRQPTELTGVVASQYELLDCMGVSIQTDVSTVETPALVVDALVGYGLQGPLRGPPRELVRWAENTETKILSLDVPSGIDATTGDVSGDAIHPVRTFTLALPKTGLLEAAGELILGDISVPPAVYESLEIPYTHPFDHNFAIRIDATRS, encoded by the coding sequence ATGGATCCCGACGCGTTTCGAACAGCGACCGGCCACAATGTGACTGCAATCACTGCCGAGGAAATGCGCGACGTCGATCGAACCGCCGTCGAAGAGTACGGGTTGTCTCTGCTTCAGATGATGGAGCAAGCCGGTCGTGGACTCGCCTGCGAGGCACTGGATCTCGTCCGAGACGGACCGGTCGTCGTCCTCGCCGGTGGCAGTGGAAACGGAGGCGGTGGACTCGCGTGCGCTCGTCACCTCGCCAACCGCGAGATTCCGGTTACCGTCGTCCTCGATCGACAGCCGACAGAACTCACAGGCGTCGTTGCGAGCCAGTACGAGCTGCTTGACTGCATGGGAGTTTCGATCCAAACCGACGTATCGACCGTCGAGACACCGGCACTTGTGGTTGATGCGCTCGTTGGATACGGTCTACAAGGACCGTTGCGTGGCCCGCCTCGAGAACTCGTGCGGTGGGCCGAAAACACGGAGACCAAAATTCTGTCTCTGGACGTTCCGTCCGGTATCGATGCGACAACGGGTGACGTGTCCGGTGACGCAATCCATCCAGTACGGACGTTCACACTTGCCCTTCCGAAAACTGGACTACTCGAAGCAGCAGGTGAATTAATTCTTGGGGATATTAGCGTCCCCCCCGCCGTCTACGAGTCGCTTGAGATTCCGTATACGCACCCGTT